One genomic segment of Nitrosopumilus sp. includes these proteins:
- a CDS encoding Mrp/NBP35 family ATP-binding protein yields MVGIDQVLEKLSTVIDPDLKKDIVSMGMIKDLELNDGNLKFTLELTTPACPFNVEIEDDVRKAIGELTDLKNFDMNVTAKVMEGRSLDADTGMATVKNIIGVASGKGGVGKSTVALNLALALSQTGAKVGLLDADIYGPSIPLMLGMKDGYMEVEDNKLQPAKSNGLQVVSFGFFAEQSHQAAIYRGPIISGILKQFLVDTNWSDLDYLIVDLPPGTGDIPLTLAQTIPITGILVVTTPQDVASNVAVKAIGMFEKLNVPIIGVVENMSHFICPNCSDKHYIFGDGGAKKISEQFKIPFLGEIPLNSGIMSGSDLGKPIMITNPDSPSAQAFRTSAKNIAAQCSILASKLQEEMKSESSGESAPEASTN; encoded by the coding sequence ATGGTAGGAATAGACCAAGTTCTAGAAAAGCTCAGTACAGTAATTGATCCTGATTTGAAAAAAGATATCGTTTCAATGGGAATGATTAAAGACTTGGAACTTAATGATGGAAATCTCAAATTTACTTTAGAATTAACAACTCCTGCATGTCCCTTCAACGTTGAGATTGAAGATGATGTTAGAAAGGCAATTGGAGAACTTACTGACTTAAAGAATTTTGATATGAATGTGACTGCCAAAGTCATGGAAGGTCGTTCCCTTGATGCTGATACTGGAATGGCAACTGTGAAAAATATTATTGGTGTGGCAAGCGGTAAAGGTGGTGTAGGAAAATCAACAGTAGCATTGAATTTAGCTCTTGCATTATCTCAAACTGGAGCCAAAGTTGGTTTACTTGATGCTGATATCTATGGTCCTAGCATTCCTTTGATGCTTGGAATGAAAGATGGATATATGGAAGTAGAAGACAATAAACTTCAGCCAGCAAAATCAAATGGATTGCAGGTAGTGTCTTTTGGTTTCTTTGCAGAGCAATCCCATCAAGCAGCAATTTATCGTGGTCCTATAATCTCAGGTATTTTAAAACAATTCCTAGTTGATACTAATTGGTCTGATTTAGATTATCTTATAGTTGATCTTCCTCCTGGTACTGGTGATATTCCATTGACATTAGCACAAACAATTCCAATTACAGGAATTCTTGTAGTTACTACTCCGCAAGATGTTGCAAGTAATGTTGCAGTAAAAGCAATTGGAATGTTTGAAAAATTAAATGTTCCAATTATTGGAGTAGTGGAAAATATGAGTCACTTTATCTGTCCAAATTGTAGTGATAAACATTACATCTTTGGCGATGGTGGTGCAAAAAAGATCAGTGAACAATTTAAGATTCCTTTCTTAGGTGAAATCCCACTAAACTCTGGAATTATGTCTGGTTCTGATTTGGGAAAACCAATTATGATTACAAATCCTGATTCTCCAAGTGCACAAGCTTTTAGAACTAGTGCAAAAAACATTGCAGCTCAATGTAGTATTCTTGCATCAAAACTACAAGAAGAGATGAAATCTGAAAGTTCTGGCGAGTCTGCACCTGAGGCAAGTACTAACTAG
- the spt4 gene encoding transcription elongation factor subunit Spt4, giving the protein MAREMACRKCKFVTTGKVCPVCKSSDLTPDWNGIVLVVDPTNSEISKTLGITQKGKYAIKVT; this is encoded by the coding sequence ATGGCACGAGAGATGGCTTGCAGAAAATGCAAATTTGTTACAACAGGAAAAGTTTGTCCTGTTTGTAAATCATCGGACTTGACACCTGATTGGAATGGAATTGTACTAGTAGTTGATCCAACAAATTCAGAGATATCAAAAACTTTAGGCATCACTCAAAAAGGAAAGTACGCAATTAAAGTTACATAA
- a CDS encoding DNA-directed RNA polymerase, whose protein sequence is MFSISTLVDVVRIPPSLFGTTLKKAAVNILKEKYESMINADLGYIIMILDAKVDEMGKMIAGDGGTFHKVEFEALTFYPKLQEIVQGEIVDITDFGAFVRIGPTDALLHLSQVMDDYLKSDVKSGMILANQSGRTLKVGSTLRARITAVSLGKAAAMGKIGITCRQPFLGADAWIEEEIKKAGGEEPAKEAKVEAS, encoded by the coding sequence TTGTTTTCTATATCTACCCTAGTTGATGTTGTTAGGATTCCTCCAAGCTTATTTGGAACTACACTCAAAAAGGCAGCAGTAAACATACTCAAAGAAAAGTACGAGAGCATGATTAATGCTGATTTGGGATATATCATTATGATTTTAGACGCCAAAGTTGATGAAATGGGAAAAATGATTGCAGGAGACGGTGGAACATTTCACAAAGTTGAATTTGAAGCATTAACATTTTATCCAAAATTACAAGAGATTGTACAAGGAGAGATCGTAGACATTACAGACTTTGGAGCATTTGTAAGAATTGGTCCAACTGATGCATTGCTTCACTTATCTCAAGTAATGGACGATTATCTGAAGAGCGATGTAAAGTCTGGAATGATTTTAGCTAATCAAAGCGGAAGAACACTAAAAGTTGGTTCAACACTTCGTGCAAGAATTACAGCTGTATCTCTAGGAAAAGCAGCTGCAATGGGAAAGATTGGAATTACTTGTAGACAACCATTCCTTGGTGCTGATGCATGGATTGAAGAAGAGATAAAGAAAGCAGGTGGAGAAGAACCTGCAAAAGAAGCTAAAGTAGAGGCAAGTTAA